A region from the Salicibibacter cibarius genome encodes:
- a CDS encoding YwqH-like family protein, translated as MSEERLRSQISSAEGTLASAREDLQRLQECRARLISRQSTLDSAKSDFKEPELTADTWHGEHATKFDDIRDSGIVTPYDNLADVKVPEAIDQVDARIDQTNNLITQQITQLDGLKDSLEKEIKED; from the coding sequence ATGTCCGAAGAACGATTACGCTCGCAAATCAGTTCGGCTGAAGGCACGTTGGCATCTGCGAGAGAGGACTTGCAACGTTTGCAGGAATGCCGTGCCCGCCTAATCTCCCGACAATCGACCTTGGATAGTGCCAAGTCGGATTTTAAGGAACCGGAACTTACGGCTGACACGTGGCACGGGGAACATGCAACTAAGTTTGATGATATAAGGGATTCCGGTATTGTCACGCCTTATGACAATCTTGCTGACGTGAAGGTTCCGGAAGCCATTGACCAAGTGGATGCGCGGATTGACCAAACAAATAATTTAATAACCCAACAGATCACGCAATTAGACGGTTTGAAAGATTCATTGGAAAAAGAGATCAAAGAGGATTAA
- a CDS encoding RDD family protein, giving the protein MTDQRQSHVHVDTPEHIRLQFLTAGLGRRTAAQLVDVLILGLINIVLILALISSTAILGDGLWSEYVVAIGIVMVFFLNGLYFVLLEYFMRGQTVGKRMMALRTIQNQGQSMTLLSNLLRNFFRIIDFLPLFYFLGAAVMLFHPRDKRIGDLVAGTVVVVETDGDRVRKKQKANKILQGYDGALPKLILSERTKQAISHEDWKLLYTYIRRLPTLTEEKKRALSARVMERFLEKPGLDEPEKHNGWKRNPEAFLVALYRELREEREL; this is encoded by the coding sequence ATGACAGACCAACGCCAAAGCCATGTCCATGTTGATACACCGGAACATATACGCCTACAGTTTCTGACCGCAGGTTTAGGCAGAAGGACAGCCGCCCAACTCGTTGATGTTTTGATACTCGGGTTGATCAATATTGTACTCATTCTCGCGCTTATTTCGAGTACCGCCATTCTGGGGGATGGCCTTTGGTCAGAATATGTCGTTGCCATCGGCATCGTAATGGTGTTTTTTTTGAATGGGCTTTATTTTGTTTTGCTGGAATATTTCATGAGAGGCCAGACAGTGGGAAAAAGGATGATGGCATTAAGAACGATTCAGAATCAGGGGCAAAGTATGACGCTCCTCTCCAATCTATTGCGTAATTTTTTTCGCATCATTGATTTTTTGCCGTTATTTTATTTTCTTGGAGCCGCTGTGATGTTATTTCATCCCCGGGATAAACGAATCGGGGATTTGGTGGCCGGTACGGTTGTCGTGGTGGAGACAGATGGAGACAGGGTTCGGAAAAAGCAGAAGGCCAATAAAATATTACAAGGTTATGATGGGGCTTTGCCGAAGCTGATCTTGAGTGAAAGAACGAAACAAGCGATTTCCCATGAAGATTGGAAACTATTATATACATATATCCGGCGATTGCCCACATTGACCGAAGAAAAGAAAAGAGCTCTAAGTGCCAGAGTGATGGAACGGTTTTTGGAAAAACCGGGCCTTGATGAACCGGAAAAACACAATGGATGGAAACGTAATCCGGAGGCATTTTTGGTAGCATTATATCGGGAATTAAGAGAAGAGCGAGAGTTATAG
- a CDS encoding DUF5344 family protein has product MNEIKVTYGSVEHGLTTISAGANQLNANYSSSVGQNNVLNMVDELNEMCALANDLTNSYRALLTSNVQTTQSHISTLKQTDTSLASSMN; this is encoded by the coding sequence GTGAATGAAATAAAGGTCACGTATGGATCGGTCGAGCATGGGCTGACGACCATTTCAGCCGGTGCAAACCAGCTTAATGCCAATTATTCTTCAAGTGTGGGCCAGAATAATGTCTTAAATATGGTGGATGAACTTAATGAAATGTGTGCGTTGGCGAATGATCTTACGAATAGTTACCGAGCATTGTTGACGAGTAACGTACAGACGACGCAAAGCCATATCTCGACATTGAAGCAAACGGATACCTCCTTGGCATCGTCAATGAATTAA
- a CDS encoding T7SS effector LXG polymorphic toxin, with amino-acid sequence MMKRLEVAPLKEGIDDVLESIASNRDQLVPIRQAVHQFIGLQGDLKGQGGEAIRSFFADCHEPFLALYDSVLETFEMTLTDIRSRIDGFEPASNGVIDRNYLEHELHSGLQNMANLVEDLTSETNDVLRSVNDIVYLEPLSDAQVMEGIDQGNRHRVETIQQLDAFDAEQTNLLSEVKENMLQMQTYLADISANINDGSLGVVGYQRTQLSDLDAYQALEPAMHQAAAQMPGVSQMHPAHHLQASPFGFAQSPMNAFISDFQPDNQNVQSQMNFNDFYFMNTQMNGHEAPHLNPLLMGSKGNNQAMSQHGLSNDFYRNIGVESSDPTDVFQGEIGGSCIAHDPGHNFFAGEEIEINENWTAPVGAGRYDIEEEYIGGSAEGSAVHAAIEGEYDNTTVDGSYSLANGSAEASVKEVEFLPFDVYAPTARVDGSLVEGSAGTSWDPDFYDGEFGGEAEGQLLQARAFVGVDEDRIGAGAHASLASGELSGSMTIPFTDTDVELTLGGHAGAIGGEAEFGDGGFELSLSKILGFKFGVKFD; translated from the coding sequence ATGATGAAACGATTGGAAGTAGCCCCATTAAAGGAAGGGATCGATGACGTACTGGAGAGTATCGCCAGCAACCGTGACCAGTTGGTGCCGATTCGGCAAGCCGTTCATCAGTTCATCGGATTGCAAGGCGATTTAAAAGGGCAAGGTGGGGAAGCTATACGCAGTTTCTTTGCTGACTGCCACGAACCGTTTTTGGCATTGTACGACAGCGTATTGGAAACATTTGAGATGACACTCACGGACATTCGTTCACGCATCGACGGCTTTGAACCGGCATCCAACGGGGTGATTGACCGGAACTATTTGGAACATGAATTACATAGCGGATTGCAAAACATGGCCAACCTTGTGGAAGACCTTACGTCGGAGACGAATGATGTGTTGCGAAGTGTGAATGATATCGTCTATTTGGAACCGCTGTCGGATGCCCAAGTCATGGAAGGCATCGATCAAGGAAATCGTCATCGTGTGGAAACGATTCAGCAACTGGATGCCTTTGACGCCGAGCAAACGAACCTGCTCTCCGAAGTGAAGGAGAATATGTTGCAAATGCAAACGTATCTTGCCGACATCAGCGCCAACATTAATGACGGGAGTCTTGGCGTCGTCGGTTACCAACGCACGCAGCTTTCGGACTTGGATGCGTACCAAGCGCTCGAACCTGCCATGCATCAGGCGGCGGCTCAAATGCCGGGCGTGAGTCAAATGCATCCGGCGCATCATTTGCAGGCAAGCCCGTTTGGGTTCGCCCAATCTCCGATGAACGCCTTTATTTCCGATTTTCAACCAGATAATCAAAATGTTCAATCCCAAATGAATTTTAACGATTTTTATTTTATGAACACACAGATGAATGGGCATGAGGCGCCTCATTTGAATCCGTTGCTTATGGGGTCCAAGGGTAACAATCAAGCTATGAGCCAACATGGGTTAAGTAACGATTTTTATAGGAATATCGGTGTTGAATCTTCGGACCCTACCGATGTCTTTCAAGGCGAAATAGGTGGCTCATGTATCGCTCATGACCCAGGTCATAACTTTTTTGCCGGAGAAGAAATTGAGATTAATGAGAACTGGACAGCACCTGTTGGCGCTGGAAGGTATGATATTGAAGAAGAATATATAGGCGGGAGTGCCGAAGGTTCAGCAGTGCATGCAGCTATTGAGGGTGAGTATGATAATACCACTGTTGACGGTTCCTATTCTTTGGCGAATGGATCAGCAGAAGCATCCGTGAAAGAAGTTGAATTTTTGCCATTTGATGTTTATGCTCCTACGGCAAGAGTTGACGGATCACTAGTTGAGGGAAGCGCTGGAACGAGTTGGGATCCTGATTTTTATGATGGAGAATTTGGAGGCGAGGCCGAGGGCCAACTTCTACAAGCAAGAGCTTTTGTGGGAGTAGATGAAGACCGCATTGGAGCGGGAGCCCATGCATCGTTAGCTAGCGGGGAGTTATCGGGTTCGATGACAATTCCATTTACCGATACAGATGTAGAACTTACTCTAGGCGGTCATGCAGGGGCAATCGGTGGAGAAGCAGAGTTTGGAGATGGCGGATTTGAGCTAAGTTTAAGCAAAATATTAGGCTTTAAATTTGGAGTGAAATTTGATTAA